The Gossypium hirsutum isolate 1008001.06 chromosome D03, Gossypium_hirsutum_v2.1, whole genome shotgun sequence genomic interval ttgatttttttcatataatattaaGAGAAAGGGATGGGGTCACACGGTTTAAATTTGTATCAAATAGGTATTGGACAAAAGCTTGAACcagcaacctattcaagtcaaaactactattttaatattctaaTAGGCATATCATGTTAATGATCACTAGAATTGATAAATAACACATTATTGTACATATTTTAGGAGATGAAGTTGCCACAAGAAATATGATGATGGACCTAACTAAAGACTTACCCAGTTTGGGATCTTATGGAAATGTTAAAGTGCAACTTTGCAGTTATATAGAAGAATCAAAAGTGGTTGCTTCCCCACAGGTTCCCTTTACAagtttcaacttttaaaaaatatttatatactattttttaaatcttattctatAACCCAATGCTACAGGTATTATACGATTACGGCATAATTACAACATTTGATCCATTGCCATTTGATTACAATGGCCACTATTTTGGCCATCAAGTTGGCAAGACTAAGGTTTCAATATCAGTGCCCCCAAACTCTAGTCCAAAGATAAGTTGCTTCTTAAATTCGATTATCATTTTTTCTGCcaagaatgataaaacatatgGATTTTTACCATGCCTTGAAATTGTGAACGAGACCAAAGGTATAAAGTGGACCTACTCCAAACATTTCATGGGAATTCCTGAAACCAAGAATACCTTATACTGGACGACTTGTTGGAACTTTAGGGGTGATGAACTAGAAGCTGGTGATCGTATTAGTCTGCGGGTTCTTTCAAATTTATCTGTACTAGAATTAGGGATTGACCTTGTATATGATTATGAGCTAGATGGCAACCCAAATTTTTTCTGTCAGTTGCCATGGATGAGTAAATGTTTTACGTATCTTTTCGGGATTTTTGTTTTTCTGTCGTCACAATCCCAAAAAAACTTGTATAGGTTGCAAAGTTTAGTCAAATGCTGATTATTGTAGGAATTGAAATGGAGCAAATGAATATTTTGGTTTAGTCATTGCCGCCTTGGCTTGGCTGATTTCATCTTATATTTAATCTCTAATTCTTTTATGTATGCTATCGATATTGATTTTTGTTCAAGTTCTTCAATGAAGCACCTTGTTCTTGGTAATTCAATTAACTTGTGCTTTTAACCAGATGTCGTGGAGTTATTTTTAACTATTATTAGGCTAAATCTTTAGAGAAAATGGTGATTTCTATTTATGTTTCTAATATTCACGCTTGTTTTCATTGGAAGGGACTCTGGAAATCTCTAAGTACCATGGCAAAATGTTGGACGTGTTTATTCCTAACAATAGGAATTGAAAAGGTCTATCTTTTGGTTTTGTAAGATTTGCAAGAATTATGGACGCTAAGAGGGCGATTAGTAGACTTAATTGATTTTGTATATACGGAAGTAAAGTGAATGTGAACTTAGCTCGCTTTCAGGAAAGAGTGGTGTACTAAAAGAAAGTTGAAAATGGTAAGCTAGGAGGTGATGATCGTAGAGATGAATTAGGAGTAGAAAACGAGAAAAAGCATTCTTGGGAGAATATATTCTTACTTCATTCTACCCTTTTGAAGATTTATGTTAAATTCAAACTGTTGTGAGTTGGTAGCCATGATGGAAATTAATTCTGTAACAGTTTAATAGGGTGGagctagaaaattttttgaagggAGGCCGTaataaagttatatatttttataacaataaaagtaaaatttcactattttactagtttatatctttataatttttaaaatattaaattaaaaatttttcattttcactcGAACTGTTTCACTCAACATAATAAATTCATGGGTTAATCGATTTCACGGCATTTAAAGTAGTGAAGACGATGGGATAAGGCTAAGGTTGATATGGGATGTGAAAAAGCAAGTAAGAGCAGTAGACTATGAAAAGTcataatatattataaacatttCTTACGTTACATTTCAACCACCTCTTTAATTCCACCAGAATCCGATACTACTCGCTCTTGAGTGTAATTATTCGAATAGGGATCATATCTCTTTTATAGTGGAATACTAATTCTTCTTATTACATGGCTTGTTCATAAGAGTTCTCTTAGAATATCAAACAAATATCAGTTGGATGTTCtggtttaaatatttaattttcaagAGAATATATTCTTATCTCACTCTACCCTCTTGAAGATTTATGTCAAATCCAAACTGATGTGAGTTGATAGTCATGATAGAAATCGATTCTCTGGCATTTCAAGGAGTTTTGCTCGTAAGTAAAAGTCTTCCGTAAAAATATTAGATAAGTAATTGgtaaaaaatttaattctaaaGGCAACTAGCAAAGAGCTGtttaatatttttcaacattCATGAAGGGTTTTTATGTACTTTTCTTTTAATGTAATAGATTTTTCTCCCTTAATAGTGGAACCACGAGAAGCAGAATGTTTTACAAGGAATATTCTTACTTGATCTATTCAAAATGTACTTGGCAATTAGTTCTTTCAAGGAAAACCATAATAATTTTCCTTGAAATCCTGGAAATCTTTTAAATCAACTAAATCATCTCACTCAAAtactttattaattttatacaaattat includes:
- the LOC107932315 gene encoding uncharacterized protein, with the protein product MQRYRSSFIGIPETNDNTMLWSIHWPVTDCEFEGGDLVSCMVVPIHLSIRKFGVTYESQHNVRNKYGFSHLSTGDEVATRNMMMDLTKDLPSLGSYGNVKVQLCSYIEESKVVASPQVLYDYGIITTFDPLPFDYNGHYFGHQVGKTKVSISVPPNSSPKISCFLNSIIIFSAKNDKTYGFLPCLEIVNETKGIKWTYSKHFMGIPETKNTLYWTTCWNFRGDELEAGDRISLRVLSNLSVLELGIDLVYDYELDGNPNFFCQLPWMSKCFTYLFGIFVFLSSQSQKNLYRLQSLVKC